The Streptomyces sp. NBC_00775 genome includes the window GTGCACAGGCTGCCGCTGTCCCGGCTCTCGCCGGAGGCCGTACGCAGGCTGAGCGCGGCCAGCCGACTGGATCCGGCCGAGGTGTACGAGGTGACGTCGGGCAATCCGTTCTTCGTCGCCGAGGTGGTGGCTGCCGGTGGCACCGGCAGCGTGCCTCCGACGGTGGTGGACGCCGTACTGGCCCGGCTGCGGGGGCTGGACGAGGGGACCCGGGACGCGCTGGAGCAGCTGGCCGTGGTGCCGTCCGCGGTGGAACGCCCCCTGGTCAACGCACTGTTGACAGAAGGGATGGCCGAGCTGGCGGCGGCCGAGCGGCGCGGGCTGCTGGTCGTCACGCCGGAGCGGGCGGGCTTCCGGCACGAGTTGATCCGCCGTGCCATCGCCGACTCACTGCCCGCCGCACGGCGGATCGAACTGAACCGGGACGTGCTCGCCGCACTCGTCGCCCTGCCGGGTTCCGACGCGTCACGGATCGTGCATCACGCGGCGGAGGCCGGCGACCAGGAGGCGATCGCGCGCTACGGACCCGACGCCGCCCGGGACGCCTCCCGTGCGGGCGCACACCGCGAAGCCGCCGCCCACCTGCGGCTCGTCCTGCGGCAGCGCGAGCGCCATACCCCACTTGAGCTGGCCGGCCTCCTTGAGCGATACGCCGTGGAGAGCTACACGATCGCGGACTCCGGGGCCGCCGTCCGCGCCGAGCGGGAGGCGGTCGCGCTGCGCAGGTCCCTGGGAGACGCGCGGGCGCTCGGTGCGGATCTGCGGTGGCTGTCGAGGATCCACTGGTGGGCCGGTGACGCCGAGGAGGCGCGGGAGGCCGCGCGGGAAGCCATCGCCGTACTGGAAGAGGCGGGTGACGACCGGCTGCTCGCCCTGGCGCTGAGCAACACCTCCCAGCTGCACATGCTGTCCGACCGGCATGCGCAGGCGATCGCCGTCGGTGAGCGCGCCATCGCCCTGGCCCGCCGGGCGGGCGACCTGGAGATCCTCGCGCACGCCCTCAACAACGTCGGCTCCGCCCGCTGGCGGACCGGCGACCCACGGGGACGGGCGCAGGTGGAGGAGAGCCTGAAAGTGGCCCTGGGCGCGGGCGAGGTCGAGCACGCGTGCCGCGCCTACGCCAACATCATCTGGACCCTGCTGGAAAACCTCGACTTCGCCGAGGCCGACCGCTTCCTGGCCCCGGCGATGGAACTGGCGGACCGGGCCGAGCACTTGGGTTTCCTCAGCTATCTCAACGTCGAGATGGCGCTGCGGCAACTCGCCGCCGGGGCCTGGGACGACGCCGAGAAGTACGCCGAGGCCGGCGCACACGACTTCGTGCCCGCCCGCTGCCCCGCGCTGACCGTGCTGGCACGCGTACGAGTCCGCCGCGGCAGGAGCGGCGGTGACGAACTGCTCACCCAGGCCTGGGAGATCGCGGTGCGCAGCAGCGAGCTCCAGCGCACCGGACCGGTCGCGGCGGCCCTGGCCGAGGCGGCCTGGCTGCGAGGCGATCACCTCGCGGTGGCCGAGGCCGCCGGCCCGGTGTTCGCGGAGGCTCATCGGCTCTCCGCCATGCCGCACCGGGCGGAGCTCGGCTACTGGCTCACCAAGGCCGGGCATCCGGTCGAGGCGGACGGTTCGGAGCACCCGTACGCTCTCCAGACCGCGGGCCACTGGCGCGAGGCCGCCCAGATCTGGGCGGCGGCCGGGTGCCCGTACGAGCATGCCGCCGCCCTTGCCGAGAGCCCTGATCCCGAGGACAAGCTGACCGCGCTCGCCGCTCTGGACGCGCTGGGTGCGGAGCCGCTCGCCCGCCTGGTCCGCGGGGAGTTGCGCGCGCTCGGAATACGCCGGATCCCGCGGGGCCCGCTCGCGGTGACACGGGAGAATCCCGCCGGTCTCACCGAGCGCCAGCTGCAGGTCGTGCGGCTGCTCGCGGAGGGGCTGACCAACCCCGAGATCGCGGACAAGCTGGTGGTGTCGGTGCGCACGGTCGACAACCACGTCTCCGCCGTCCTGGACAAACTCGGCGTCCGAAGCCGGCGCCAGGCCGCCGCGCGAGCGGTGGAACTGGGCATGCTTCCCGCCGCCGAAGGCTGAGGACCTCGCGCAAGGGGGGATTGCTGTGGCGATGGATCGCGGCGACGGCGGTCCTGGTGTGATCCTTCGTGCTGATCCAGAGCGCGCGTTTCACTGGTCCCAGGACCGCCGTCGGAGGTGAGTCTGCTGCACCACGATGTCCCGCAGGAGCCGTTCGCTCTCACGTCACACTTCCGGGACGACTTCTTGGCCCATCCCTAGGTAGCCGCCGGGCGCGAGGTGGGTGGCGGGCACGGATATCCGCATACCGGGAACCGGGCTAGAACGGGCGTATCGGACTCATCAGAGGGAGACTGGAAAAGACGGGGACCCGGACACGGGACCCCGGAACCGGTCCCCAGACACGGGGGATGCGCATGTCCATCACACCGGCACAGGCGGCACGCCAGGAACTGGCGGGATTCAAAGGGCAGTTGATCGGACCGGACGACTCCGGGTACGACGAGGCCCGTACCGTGTACAACGCGATGATCGACCGACGGCCCGCCCTGGTGGCTCGCTGCACCGGCGCTGAGGACGTCTCCCATGTCGTGGGCTTCGCCCGCGACCACGGCCTCCCGCTCGCGGTGCGCGGCGGCGGCCATCACGGAGCGGGCCTGGGCACCTGCGACGACGGCGTGGTCCTCGATCTCTCCCCGCTCAAGGACGTCGAGGTCGACCCGAAGGCCCGCACGGTACGCGTCGGCGGAGGCTGCGTGTGGGGCGAGGTCGACCGTGCCACCAACGCACATGGTCTGGCCACACCGAGCGGCATCATCTCCACGACGGGCGTCGGCGGCATCACGCTGGGCGGCGGCCTCGGGCACCTCACCCGCAGTTGCGGGCTGACCATCGACAATCTCCTGGAGGCCGACCTCGTACTGGCGAACGGAGAGTCCGTGCGGGCGAGCGCCGACGAGAACGCCGACCTGTTCTGGGCGATCCGCGGGGGCGGGGGAAACTTCGGCGTCGTCACCTCGTTCGTGTTCCGCCTGCACGAGGTGAGCAATGTCGTCGCGGGGCCCACCTTCTGGCCCGTCGAACTCGGTGCCGAAGTCCTCGCCGCCTACCGCGACTTCATCCCGCACGCGCCACGCGAGCTGAGCGCCTTCTTCCTGTTCGGATCCGTCCCGCCGGGCCCGCCGTTCCCGGAGGAGATCCATCTGCGCAAGGTCTGCGGCGTCGTGTGGTGCCGTGTCGGGGACGACACGGAGGCGGCGGCCAGGGAGATGGCACCCCTGCTCGACGCCCTGCCCGCACCGCTGCTGCACGGCCCCGCGCCGATGCCGCACCCCGCCATCCAGTCGGCGTTCGACGGGGTCTACCCGCCCGGCGACCAGTGGTACTGGCGGGCCGACTTCGTCAACGAGATCCCCGGCGACGCGATCGACCTGCACGCCAAGTTCGGTGCCCAACTGCCGACATGGAAGTCGACGATGCATCTGTACCCCATCGACGGCGCCGTGCACGACCACGCCCCGACGGACACCGCGTGGAGCTACCGTGACGCGCGCTGGGCCTCCGTGTTCGCGGGCGTGGACCCCGACCCGGCCCATGCCGAGCTCATCAAGCGGTGGAGCGTCGACTACTCCGACGCCCTGCACCCGTTCTCCGCGGGCGGCGCCTACGTCAACATGATGATGGACGAGGGCCAGGAGCGCGTGCGGGCCAGTTACCGCGACAACTACGCCCGCCTGGCCCGCATCAAGGCCGACCGCGACCCGGACAACCTGTTCCGCCTCAACCAGAACATCGAACCGGCGGCACAGGCCTGATCACGGCTTGAGGGCCACGCCCCCGTGGACGTCCGTGGGCTCGGGCGAGGAACCGGGCTCCGGGCGCCACAGCGGGCAGGACACGATGCCGGGTTCGACCAGTTCGAGCCCCTCGTAATAGGCGCTGACCTGCTCGGGACTGCGCAGGACGTACGGGATCGCTCCCGTGTCGTCGTAGCCCTGCTGGGCCTCCTTGAGCGCGGCGTCGGTGTCGGTGCTGTCGTAGTGCACGAAGTAGCTGCCGGAGGGCAGGGCGGCCTGGAGGCGGCGGACGATCGACTTGGCCTCCTCGTAGTCCTGGATGTGGCCGAGGATGCCCATGAGCATCAGGGCGACGGGCTGGTCGAAGTCCAGGATGCGGTTCGCCGCTTCGATGATCTTCTCGGGCTCGTGCAGATCCGCGTCGATGTAGTCGGTCACGCCCTCGGGGGTGCTGGTCAGCAGCGCCTGGGCGTGCCGGAGCACCAAGGGGTCGTTGTCGACGTAGACGATCCGGGACTCGGGCGCCACGCGCTGGGCGACCTGGTGGGTGTTGTCGTACGTGGGCAGGCCGGTGCCGATGTCGAGGAACTGTCGGATGCCGAGTTCGCCGGCCACGAAGGTGACGGTGCGGATCAGATAACCGCGGGAGGCGCGGGCCATCGTCTCGATGTTCGGGGCGACTTCGCGGTAGGCATCGCCCGCCACCCGGTCGACCTCGTAGTTGTCCTTCCCGCCCATCCAGTAGTTCCAGATGCGAGCCGAGTGCGGCACCGTGGTGTCGATCTTGGACAGCGCTTCTTGGTCGGGGGTGGGGTGGCCGTCTGCCATGGGAAGTCTCCTGCCGTACGTCACTCGGTCGGTCTCTAACTTATCGTCAACGCCTGTGTGCAGCCCCCGAGTTGGGGCTGTGGGGTGGCGGGGGCGCGGATCGGGCGGCCCAGTTGTGCCGCGTCGAGGGTGACCACGGGGACATGCTGGGACAGGGTGCGCAGCGCCCGTTCGTACGCGTCGACCGCCTCGGTGTCGTCCGTCTCGCCCGTCACATGGATGAGGGCGCCGTCGCGTTCGGCCACCGCTTCCGCGAAGTCGAGTGCCTGGATCCACGTCACCCGGGAACGCCCGCGCCGCAGCGGGCCGTAGACCAGCTCGTGGACGAGACCGCCGTCGACGGCCAACCGCCCCGGCGCGGCGAGGAGTTCGCGGTAAGGCTGGGTGGGATTCACATGGTGAAGGTGCCCAGGCGAGCGGCGAATCATGAATCCGTGCCGGGCCAGTTCGGCGATCAGACCGCTTCTGCCGATGCCGTCGGGACCCTCGACGACCAGCGTCCGGCACTGGGCGAGGGCCTGGTGGAGGATCATCCCCGCACCCACTCCCTCCCGGACGACCGACTCCCCCAGTGTGCAGGGGACAACCCGCACGGGGGGAGTAGCCGTGCGGGTTGTCCGGTTGTGCGGGCGTAGTGGTGGCCTCAGGGCCACGCGGTGGTGGTGCTCAGGCGATCAGAAAGTCGGCCTGCCCGGACTTGGCGCCCTGGAGGAACGCGATCATCTCGTCCCGGGAGTAGACCAGCGCGGGCCCCTCCGGGTCCCTGGACTGACGGAAGGCGACGCTGCCGTCGGGCAGCCGCTTGGCCTCGACACAGCTTCCGCCGTTCGTGCCGCTCCAGGGCTTTTCCCAGCCCTCGGTTCCCAGATCGACGGCGGACATGCCGCTGTGGACGGATCCCATGGATCACAACTCCTTACGCAGTTCACCCAGGATGGCCCTGGTCCGAGCGACCGGCTCCGCCTGCACGGACATCCGGTCCAGTACTTCGAGATAGCTGACGACGTCGTCGGGCCGGTCGACGTAGACCGCTCCGACGAGGCTCTCCGTGTAGACGACGTCGGGGAGTTCGGAGAAGCCGAAGCGGAAGTGGTGGAACGGGCCGAAGGCACCCGGGTGGGCCCCCACTCTGAAACGCATGATCTGGATCCGGACCTTCGGCATGTCCAGGACCTCGTGCAGCCGGTCGATCTGAGCCCGCATCACCTCGGCCCCGCCCACCGGCCGGCGCAGCACCGTCTCGTCCAGAACGGCCCAGATGGCGGGCGCGTCCGGCTTGGCGAGCAGGTCCTGGCGCTTGACCCGCAGGGCGACGCGGCGGGCGATGTCCTCCTTCGACTCGTTGGGGAAGCCGACGCGCATGAGTGCGGTGGCGTAGTCGCGCGTCTGCAACAGGCCGGGAACGTAGTGGGGTTCGTAGAGGCGGATGACGCTGGCTTCGCTCTCCAGGCTCACATAGGCGCTGAACCACTCCGGCAGTACGTCGCGGTACTTGTACCACCAGCCGGGCTGGTTGGCTTCCCTGGCCAGGGCGAGGAAGTCGTCGATCTCCGCCGCCGGGACCCCGTAGGTGTGCAGCAACTCCCGTACGTACGGGATGCGGAGCCCGACCTCGGCCTTCTCGATCCGGCGAACCGTCAGCGGAGTGACCTCGATGGCCCGTGCGGCGTTCTCGAACGACACCCCCGCCTGTTCCCGCAGTTGCCGAAGCCGCTTCCCGAGAACCATCCGCAGGACGGTGGGGGCGCTGCCGCCAGAGCGGTTCTCGCTCACGTCCTACCTCCCGGAACGGCCGTCACAGCGTGCAGTGTGCCACGCGGTCGATGACAGAGACAGGGCGATGCGAATCGTTCTGAAATTATCAGAACGCCGGTTGCACACTGAGTGTGTCGGCGACCATAGTGATCGAGTGACGTATCGCACACTCCGTGGCGATGGCGTCCAACTGTGCTCGCCCGTCCGGGGATTGACGTCTCGGCAGGTACGTACGTACGAGCGCAGCCGTACGCGACCGCGAGGCGAGACCGGGATGGCCACCGTGACCGACGGACAAACGAGGAACGCCGGCAAGGTCCCCACCGGGGCCAACAAGGTGCTGGCGGCCGCCCTCAAGGAAGCCGGCTGTTCCTACGCCTCACTCGCCCTGCGGGTCAACGAGCTGGGGCGGCGTCAGGGCACGGACTCCCACTACGACAAGGCGTCGGTCACCCGCTGGCTCCAGGGCCAGCAACCGCGGGGAACCACACCGGAGTTGATCGCCGCCGTACTGTCCGAGCGGCTCTGCCGTGCTGTGTCACCCGCGGACCTCGGTTTCCTCTCCGATCAGCAGCGCCCGGTCGTGAGCCGGGCGCTCGGCTATGGCGAAGACGTGGCAGAAACCCTTCACACCCTGGCGGAGCTGGGGTCCACCGACATTTCCCGGCGCAGCCTCCTCGGCTCGGTCCCCTTTGTGGCCGCCGCCCTGACGAACCCTCAACGCGAGTGGCTGCTCTGGTTGTTGGAGCACCATGAGGCCGTCGAACCGGCCCTGACGGCGAGCGGCGGACCGGTCGAGCAGGTGCACGCGATGATCGCCATGTTCGACCAGATGGACAACCACTACGGCGGCGGCGGAGTGCGCACCAGCATCGTGCACTACCTGTCCACCGAGGTCGTCCCCCTGCTCCAGCGGCGCGGTACGCCACCGCGGCTGCGCCGCCAGTTGTACGCCGCCGCCGCGCGCCTGGCCGCGATGGCCGGCTGGAGCTCGTACGACGCGGGGGAGTACGGCCTGGCCCAGCGCTATATGACCCAGGCGCTGAGACTCTGCGCCGAGGGCCGCGACCGGGTGCTGGGCGGCCAGATCCTGGCCGGACTCTCCCATCTGGCCACCAACCTCGGCCGCCCCGACGAGGGGGTGGCCCTGGCCCGCGCCGGGATCGTCACCGCGAAGGGCGCGGGCAGCCCGCTCGGCCTGATGCGCCTGTACGCCATGTCGGCGCGCGGGCACGCGGCGCAGGGCCGCTCGGACGAGGCGTCCGAAGCCCTGCGTCTCGCCGAGCGGGAGCTGGACGCGAGCAAGGGAGCAGCGCAAGAGTCGGTGTGGGTGCGCTATCTCGACCATCATTATCTTCAGGCCGAGTCAGCCCTGTGCTTCCGTGATCTGGGGCAGGCCGCCCAGGCCGAGCGCACGGCGAGCGAGTCGCTCAGCGCCAACGCGGACCGGCGCAGGCGCCAGGCCATCAGCCGCTCCGTCCTGGCGACCGCCCATCTCCAGCAGGACCGCCTCGACGAGGCCGTCGGCACCGCGACCGAGGCGCTCGACACCCTCAGCACCGTGCACAGCGAACGGTCGATCCAGGCCCTGCGCGACTTCCGCAAACGCCTTGAGCCCCGCCGTCACGAGCCCGTGGTGCAGGAGTTCGAGCGCAGGTCTCGGGGGGTGCTGGGAGCGGTGGCATGACGGGGAAGGGCGCGGCCGGGACGCCGGGCGACTCAGGGACTGGACGGCGGGTCACGCCCGAGACGGGCGTGACCGGCACCGCTGCTCTCTTCCGGTCCGATCCGCCGGGTGTCTCAGTACCCGTCCGGGGAGGGGGCGTTCTGGGCGCGGTCGACCGGCAGGTGGGCGCCCGAGATCCCGCTCGACCAGTCCGAGAGCAGGAACGCCACCACCCGGGCGACCTCCTGGGGCGCGACCGGCTCTCCGCCCGGCAGCTCCGCCGCCACGAACCGGGCGAATGCCTCGGGTTCCTCCCTGCGCATCCGCTCCCAGCGCCTGCCGGGGATGAGCATCGACCCGGGGGAGACGGCGTTCACCCTGATCCCGTCCGGACCGAGCTCGCGGGCGAGCGACGCGGCCAGCTGGATCTGCGCGGACTTCGCGACCCCGTACTGGACAGGCGGGCCCGGCTTCCAGCCGGAGATCGACGAGATCACCACGACCGAGCCACCGCCCGCCGCCCGCAGATGCGGGACCGCGGCCCGCACCAGCCGCACGGTGTGGCCGACGTTCACTTCCCAGGTCGCCGCCCAGTCCACGGCGTCCGCCTGCTCGAACCCGCCCCCGCGGGAACCGCCCGCGCAGGCCACCACCCCGTCCAGGCCGCCGAAACGTTTCACCACGGCGGCTACGAACCCTTCCAACTCCTCGGGCGCGGTGACATCGAGCGGCCGGGTGAACACGCCGGAGTCCATCGACGCGGCCAGCGTCTCCAGATCCCGCGCGGTGCGTGCGCAGGTCGCCACCCGCGCGCCCTCCGCGGCCAGCAGTCGCACGATCTGCTCGCCGAGCCCCCGCGTACCACCGGTGACCAGTACGCGCTTGCCGAGCACCCCCGGCCATCCGGTGCCGCCGGGCCGGTCCAGCGCCGGCCGGCCCCCGTTCACGTTGCTCACGCGATCGAACATACATCCCATGCCACTACGTGCCTGCAACCGGACAACCCCGATACCCCCTGGTCCCGCCGCCGGTCCGGCGTGTTGGCTGCACGGGCAGCCACCGAGACCGACCCCCCACCCGTGCTGCATCCGAAGGAGGACCGATGACGGCATCCAGGGCGCATCGCCGCGGGCCCTCGCCCTCATTGGCACCCGACGTGCAGGCGACGGCGCACGATGCGCGGTCAGCGGCGCACGACGTCCGCGCGGCGGACGCCCACGCGCCTGCGGGCCGGGCCCTGTCCGCTGACCCCGCCGCGATCCCCGTGTCCCCCGTGTCTCCCTTGACTCCCGGAACGCCTATGACTCCCGCGATGCCCGTGCTGTCGGCGAGCGAAGCCCACCTCCTGCGGACCACGGTCCCCGCCCATCCCTCGCGTGCGGCGGGGGTCCGGGGCATGCTCGCCGAGTACCTCACCCATCTGGGGCTTTCGCCCGATCACCTCGACAACGCTGTCCTCGCCGCCGACGAGCTGTTCGTCAACGCGGTCAAGTACGGCAGCCCCGATCCCGGCGGCACGATCACCGTCACCGTCGAGTACACCGAGCGCGAGCTGCGTGTGACGGTCGCCGACCGCTCGCCCGCCCTGCCTCGGCTGCGCACGGCGGACGGCGCCGAGGAGTCGGGACGCGGACTGGCCATCGTCGCCGCGCTGACCGACGACTGGGGGATCGCACAGGCCGACCCGGGCAGCGCAGGGAAGAAGGTGTGGTTCGCGCTGATGCTTCGGGGGATGCCGTGAAGGGTTCCCCGGGGCATCTGGCGGTCGGCGGCGACGCGCGGCCGGGGCATGAGGACGCGCGGCCGATGATCCCGGAACTCGCGGCGGCTCTCGCCGGGGAACTCGTGCGCCGGGCGGACGACGAGCAGCGACTGATGCGGGAGGCGCGGGTGGACCCCATCGCCCAGTGCCGACGCCTGCTCACCGAGTGCCGCGAAGCCAATGCCGAAGCGCTCAGGACGATCGTCCGCCGGCACGGCTGGCCGACCGCCGACGTGGTCGGCGCGCCCGCCTCGACGGCAGCCCTGATGATCCTGCTGCACGCACCGGACCTCGACCTCCAGCTCAGGTGCCGCGACCTGATCGCCCAGGCCGCGGCGGACGGGCGCTGCCCCGCCGTGCACCACGCCTATATCGCCGACCACTGCGCCGTCGAAGAGGGCCGGCCGCAGTTCTACGGCACCCGCGTCAATCCCCTGACCCTCCGCCCGTACCCCATCCGCCGCCCCCAGACCCTCGACGAACGCCGCCGCGACGTCGGCCTCGGCCCGCTCGACGAGCAGATGCGGACACTGCGCGACGGCGGATGAGACGCCGGAGAACGTCATGTGCGGAACGTGATGTGCAGCACGCGCGGAAATGCCGTCGAAGCCGCCCGGGAAAGGTTCTGGCTGGGCACGGCTTGATCGCCGATCAAGCAAAGGGAAATCCCTGGCCACGGCATGTTCCGCTCATTTGACACTTCGTTGAGGGCACAGATAGGAAACAGCTCTCTGAAGTGGAGAGGTGGACTGTGCGCGAGCCGAACGTGGTCGGGGACTGGCAGGAGTACGAGGAGCATGCCGGCCTGCGTGTCCGCGTCCACGGTGTGGAGAAGGCGGAGCCCCCGAGAGGGCGTGACGACGCCGCCGACGGACTCACCTACTTCAGGTTTCGGGTGACCGTGGAAAACCGAACCACTGAGCATTTCGGCATCCATCTCGAAGACGGTCAGATCGATATCCGTATCGGTGCCGACGGCGAGAGCGCGTTCCTCGACTGGCGGAACTCACAGTTCATCGAGGGCTACGACGTCTACCCCCTGCGCCGGGCCACAGCGGTCCTCTACGCCGCCGGTCCCGACGCCGTCCTGCACCGCGCCGACATCCAGATCCAGCTGAAGGTCGACGACGAGTGGACCGAGCGCTACCTCTGGGCGGGCGGCATCGACCTCTACGAGACCTCTGCCGACGCGAGCACACGCTCCGGCACGACCAGGGACAGTCTCGCCTGCCAGGTGACCAACTTCCTTCGGCGGGAAGCGGACTCGTGAACCCCGACCGGGGCGGTGCAGGCCTCGCGGCCCAGGGCTGATCCGAAAGACAGGCCCTAACGTTCCCCGGCGGGGTTCTGCTCCACCCACTGGATGAGGAGCTGTCGCACGTACGGGTTGCCCTCCTGGGCGGCGTGCGCCAGGCGCTCCGCGCTCGCGCGGGCGGCTCGCCAGCCTGCCGGGGTGTCCTCGGCGTACGCGTGGTCGGCGGCGCCCAGTGCGTCGGCCGCCAGATGGCGGAGATCCTCCGCCAGGTCGTCGTCCGCGGCGGCCCGGTACGCCTCCAGGCGCAGGGCGGCCGTGTCCCGGGGAGAGCTGGAAGGCATCGCCAGGGGCTGGGCGTAGCCGCTGACGGCGATGACCACGCAGAAGGTCGCGACGTCCCGGCGGCTTTCCCGCTGTCCCTTCGCGATGGCGGGCGCGAGCCAGGAAGTGGCCTTCCAGTGCGAGACCGACGTGGCCGCGACGAGGGCGACGGCCAGCAGCACGACGGGAATCCAGCCGGCCAGGAACCAGCCGATCGGCCCGAGCACCAGGAAGCAGGCCGCGCTGCTCATCCATATGCGACGGCGACCGAGTCTCAGGTGTCGTGGATCCATGCGGCTCAGTCTCGCAGGGGTGGGCAGGGCACGATGAGGCGGCGGGCTGTTCGCGCGGTCACCACGCTTCTCCGCCCGCCACCATGCCCGTCGCCCCGCCACCGTATGGCCGGATCACTACGCCTTGCGGCCCACTCCTCCGTAGGCGTCGACGGCGACGTCCGTGCTCGATGAACCCCCGGGTTCCGGACGCCACCCCGTGACCTGGGCGATGCCGGGCTCGGCCAGTTCGAGCCCGTCGAAGAAGCCGCCGATCTCCTCGACACTGCGCACGTAGTACGGCACGGCCCCGCTGGAGTTGTACGCCTCCGACGCCGCGATCATGCCCTCGCTGGTGGCGGTGCTGTCACTGATCACCAGGTAACTGCCCGGCGCGAGCCCGTCCATGAGCCGGGACACCAGCGCCCGCGCCTGCTCGTAGTCGGCGACGTGGCCGAGCGTGTTGAGGATCATCAGGGCGACCGGCCGG containing:
- a CDS encoding SDR family NAD(P)-dependent oxidoreductase, which produces MSNVNGGRPALDRPGGTGWPGVLGKRVLVTGGTRGLGEQIVRLLAAEGARVATCARTARDLETLAASMDSGVFTRPLDVTAPEELEGFVAAVVKRFGGLDGVVACAGGSRGGGFEQADAVDWAATWEVNVGHTVRLVRAAVPHLRAAGGGSVVVISSISGWKPGPPVQYGVAKSAQIQLAASLARELGPDGIRVNAVSPGSMLIPGRRWERMRREEPEAFARFVAAELPGGEPVAPQEVARVVAFLLSDWSSGISGAHLPVDRAQNAPSPDGY
- a CDS encoding DUF6624 domain-containing protein; this encodes MKGSPGHLAVGGDARPGHEDARPMIPELAAALAGELVRRADDEQRLMREARVDPIAQCRRLLTECREANAEALRTIVRRHGWPTADVVGAPASTAALMILLHAPDLDLQLRCRDLIAQAAADGRCPAVHHAYIADHCAVEEGRPQFYGTRVNPLTLRPYPIRRPQTLDERRRDVGLGPLDEQMRTLRDGG
- a CDS encoding helix-turn-helix transcriptional regulator, coding for MDGGILERDHELARLAAAAREAADGAGSVALVFGEAGIGKSSLVKALPEVMPPEARVLLGECDDLATRRPLGPFRDLVGSVGPELAQALTEGGDRHRVYDALRIELRGAPHPAILVVEDVHWADEASLDALRFLVRRVERLPAVLVLTYRDDELGREHPLRHLLGQVSRAERVHRLPLSRLSPEAVRRLSAASRLDPAEVYEVTSGNPFFVAEVVAAGGTGSVPPTVVDAVLARLRGLDEGTRDALEQLAVVPSAVERPLVNALLTEGMAELAAAERRGLLVVTPERAGFRHELIRRAIADSLPAARRIELNRDVLAALVALPGSDASRIVHHAAEAGDQEAIARYGPDAARDASRAGAHREAAAHLRLVLRQRERHTPLELAGLLERYAVESYTIADSGAAVRAEREAVALRRSLGDARALGADLRWLSRIHWWAGDAEEAREAAREAIAVLEEAGDDRLLALALSNTSQLHMLSDRHAQAIAVGERAIALARRAGDLEILAHALNNVGSARWRTGDPRGRAQVEESLKVALGAGEVEHACRAYANIIWTLLENLDFAEADRFLAPAMELADRAEHLGFLSYLNVEMALRQLAAGAWDDAEKYAEAGAHDFVPARCPALTVLARVRVRRGRSGGDELLTQAWEIAVRSSELQRTGPVAAALAEAAWLRGDHLAVAEAAGPVFAEAHRLSAMPHRAELGYWLTKAGHPVEADGSEHPYALQTAGHWREAAQIWAAAGCPYEHAAALAESPDPEDKLTALAALDALGAEPLARLVRGELRALGIRRIPRGPLAVTRENPAGLTERQLQVVRLLAEGLTNPEIADKLVVSVRTVDNHVSAVLDKLGVRSRRQAAARAVELGMLPAAEG
- a CDS encoding DUF397 domain-containing protein; translation: MGSVHSGMSAVDLGTEGWEKPWSGTNGGSCVEAKRLPDGSVAFRQSRDPEGPALVYSRDEMIAFLQGAKSGQADFLIA
- a CDS encoding FAD-binding oxidoreductase encodes the protein MSITPAQAARQELAGFKGQLIGPDDSGYDEARTVYNAMIDRRPALVARCTGAEDVSHVVGFARDHGLPLAVRGGGHHGAGLGTCDDGVVLDLSPLKDVEVDPKARTVRVGGGCVWGEVDRATNAHGLATPSGIISTTGVGGITLGGGLGHLTRSCGLTIDNLLEADLVLANGESVRASADENADLFWAIRGGGGNFGVVTSFVFRLHEVSNVVAGPTFWPVELGAEVLAAYRDFIPHAPRELSAFFLFGSVPPGPPFPEEIHLRKVCGVVWCRVGDDTEAAAREMAPLLDALPAPLLHGPAPMPHPAIQSAFDGVYPPGDQWYWRADFVNEIPGDAIDLHAKFGAQLPTWKSTMHLYPIDGAVHDHAPTDTAWSYRDARWASVFAGVDPDPAHAELIKRWSVDYSDALHPFSAGGAYVNMMMDEGQERVRASYRDNYARLARIKADRDPDNLFRLNQNIEPAAQA
- a CDS encoding ATP-binding protein, whose product is MPVLSASEAHLLRTTVPAHPSRAAGVRGMLAEYLTHLGLSPDHLDNAVLAADELFVNAVKYGSPDPGGTITVTVEYTERELRVTVADRSPALPRLRTADGAEESGRGLAIVAALTDDWGIAQADPGSAGKKVWFALMLRGMP
- a CDS encoding helix-turn-helix domain-containing protein, which gives rise to MSENRSGGSAPTVLRMVLGKRLRQLREQAGVSFENAARAIEVTPLTVRRIEKAEVGLRIPYVRELLHTYGVPAAEIDDFLALAREANQPGWWYKYRDVLPEWFSAYVSLESEASVIRLYEPHYVPGLLQTRDYATALMRVGFPNESKEDIARRVALRVKRQDLLAKPDAPAIWAVLDETVLRRPVGGAEVMRAQIDRLHEVLDMPKVRIQIMRFRVGAHPGAFGPFHHFRFGFSELPDVVYTESLVGAVYVDRPDDVVSYLEVLDRMSVQAEPVARTRAILGELRKEL
- a CDS encoding SAM-dependent methyltransferase yields the protein MADGHPTPDQEALSKIDTTVPHSARIWNYWMGGKDNYEVDRVAGDAYREVAPNIETMARASRGYLIRTVTFVAGELGIRQFLDIGTGLPTYDNTHQVAQRVAPESRIVYVDNDPLVLRHAQALLTSTPEGVTDYIDADLHEPEKIIEAANRILDFDQPVALMLMGILGHIQDYEEAKSIVRRLQAALPSGSYFVHYDSTDTDAALKEAQQGYDDTGAIPYVLRSPEQVSAYYEGLELVEPGIVSCPLWRPEPGSSPEPTDVHGGVALKP